The sequence ATGACGAGAATCTTCATCGGTGGAATCTACTGCGGGCCCGGCAACTGCAGAAAGAAACGGCCGGCGGGATTCCCCGCCGGCCGCTGTCTCAGACCCGCCCGTGATCTAGTACTCGACCCAGTTATCCACCCATGTGTTATTGAGGGGAACGAGAGCGCCAAGTCCGCAGCGCGCCTTGGCGACTTCATAGGAATTGTACTGGTATGTCTTAGTGCCGTTGGCGCCGTTGATCGGCACGAACTTGTTGAGCTTCGCATCAGGCTGCCGATGATCGCGCCCTGAATGTCGCTGCTGCCGTAGCCGGTTTTGACCCAGCCGACAAGTACGATGCCCTCCCAATTAAAGTTGTTGCCCAGGGTCGAGTTGTTTCCCGCCACGATCAGAAGCATGCTGAAGCCTGCGTTGCGACGAGGAACGCCAACGTCTGTTCTGAATGCGTAAGAACACGCAAGCCGCATAAACTCCTTCGTCACATGCCGGTTGACTGCGGATGAAACCGATGTTGAGCCGTGCTTGACTGCTGTTCAGCGCATCGGTGCACCACAATGACGAGCACCTGCTCCACGGGTCACAGCAGGGGTGGGCCTGATGGGCCATGATTCACACCGCTGCATGTTCAGCCGGTCATCGCAGTCTTTGTTGTATTTCTGGATAACCGCCCGTGAGAGTGGGCTGCGTCGTTTATTGCAGTTGTGGACTGACTTATCGACTCAATTACCTGGAGCGTATGACTCATGGATACCGATACCGCGAAGCAGACTTCGGCGAACAGCATCACGCTTCGATGCCAGTTCTGCGACCGCTGGAACCGGGTCGACGCCGCGCGTGCGGCGGATCGGCCGGTGTGCGGCAAGTGCTCGAAGCCAATGCTTCTCGACAGACCGATTCAGCTCAACGACGAGACGTTTGGGCGCACAATTGCCGAGAGCGATGTGCCGGTGTTCGTGGATTTTTACGCCGATTGGTGCGGGCCGTGCAAGATGATGGCGCCGGCGGTCGATCAGCTTGCGGCGAACTTCGTCGGGCGTGCGGTCGTCGCAAAGCTGGACACCGATGCCTCGCAGAAAACCGCGGGCTCGTTCCAGATTCGAGGCATTCCGACGACGATCGTTTTCAGCCGCGGGCAGGAAGCGGCGCGACAGTCAGGTGCAGTGCCGTATGCAACACTCGCCGCGATGATCGATGACATCGCGCAGGCGAGCTAGAGGCGCACTTTCACATCTCTGAGGTGCTCTGCAACCGATGCGATGTCCGAGCGGCTCGACATGTCGAGCACCGGCGCATCCATGCGAACCGCCTCAAACCGCATGTCCATTGCATCGATTCCCAGCTGCACCGCCTGTGGCAGTTCGAACTCACCGCGCGCTGAGAGCGGCACTTCCCGGCAGGCGCGGAAAATCTCGCTGGTGAACAGCCAGCAGTTGAGGCTGGAGTAAATGTCGTCATTGCTGCGGCCACCTGCCTCGCCGATGACACGGCGAAGGTATCCCGAGTCATCGATGTCCAGCGCTCCGAATCGTGCCAGCTTGCTCTGTGGAACGTTCCCCAGTCGAACCAGTGCGCTGCGCTGAAACGCGATGAGCGCCGGCCCTCGCCTGCGGTGCAGCTCGGCAAGCGCTGCTACCGGGTAGTAGTTGTCTGAATTCATGATCACGAACGGCTCTGCCCCGCAGAACGATTGTGCCGCTAACACCGCATCTGCCGTTCCGAGTGGTTCCCGCTGCACCGCGAACGTCATCCGCACGCGAGTCATGGTGAGAGTTTTCTCATAGTAGTCCCGGACACTCATATGCTCGGGTCCGATGACCAGACACACTTCCTCGAATCC is a genomic window of Gemmatimonadaceae bacterium containing:
- the trxA gene encoding thioredoxin: MDTDTAKQTSANSITLRCQFCDRWNRVDAARAADRPVCGKCSKPMLLDRPIQLNDETFGRTIAESDVPVFVDFYADWCGPCKMMAPAVDQLAANFVGRAVVAKLDTDASQKTAGSFQIRGIPTTIVFSRGQEAARQSGAVPYATLAAMIDDIAQAS
- a CDS encoding nucleotidyltransferase family protein, yielding MKAVILARGLGTRMRKEDNAAKLDASQDAAADAGIKGMIPIGRPFMDYLISALADAGFEEVCLVIGPEHMSVRDYYEKTLTMTRVRMTFAVQREPLGTADAVLAAQSFCGAEPFVIMNSDNYYPVAALAELHRRRGPALIAFQRSALVRLGNVPQSKLARFGALDIDDSGYLRRVIGEAGGRSNDDIYSSLNCWLFTSEIFRACREVPLSARGEFELPQAVQLGIDAMDMRFEAVRMDAPVLDMSSRSDIASVAEHLRDVKVRL